A DNA window from Rhodococcus sp. Z13 contains the following coding sequences:
- a CDS encoding ABC transporter permease translates to MSTAVAGPVTPARPTGVPPARRGPRFRLDRRVVSGIGGFAGLLLVWTLLAVARPALIPTPLAVLAALVTDRDLVLANTLDTTRVAALGWLIGNAVAVTLGVFVLVVPRLEVTVLRLAAVVSFLPALAIGPVLYVLLDGDAPKIVISALGVVLTTVVGTVVGLRAVSPTVLDVVRATGGGLGAELRFARIRAGLPSLLASLRIAGPAAVLGAIIGEYLGGSEGLGPAMMTAQQQLDVPLTWALALAATAVAGIAYAVPAVVNRLTSPWASTVSTGSVTFGPVSRPMSGPRRILAAVGGLVAAVTVTLAVWWAAVELLQPSPMVAKTPLDVAQFLFTGDRAAEHREVVFDALGQTLSFAAVGYLAGTAAALLLVALLVRVPALEYVAMPPAIVLQSVPLGVFTPIFMIVFGRGLFTAAAICGAVTFFPTLVMTLAAVRAVPSSVTDVFRASGASATRTFLCAQVPAALPALLAAARIAVPAAVVGALLVEWLATGTGLGYLMLRSTTTFAYDQLWAAVVACTLTMIAAYTIVTALESWVLARMGD, encoded by the coding sequence ATGAGCACCGCCGTCGCCGGTCCGGTGACCCCGGCGCGCCCCACCGGCGTGCCCCCGGCCCGGCGCGGTCCCCGCTTCCGGCTCGACCGCCGGGTCGTGTCCGGAATCGGGGGCTTCGCGGGCCTGCTGCTCGTGTGGACCTTGCTCGCCGTGGCCCGCCCCGCCCTGATCCCGACCCCGCTCGCGGTGCTCGCCGCCCTCGTCACCGACCGGGACCTCGTCCTCGCCAACACCCTCGACACCACGCGGGTCGCGGCGCTCGGCTGGCTGATCGGCAACGCCGTCGCGGTGACGCTCGGGGTGTTCGTGCTCGTCGTGCCGCGCCTCGAAGTGACCGTGCTGCGGCTGGCCGCCGTCGTGTCGTTCTTGCCGGCCCTCGCGATCGGGCCGGTGCTCTACGTGCTCCTCGACGGCGACGCCCCGAAGATCGTGATCTCGGCGCTCGGCGTCGTGCTCACCACCGTCGTGGGCACGGTCGTGGGCCTGCGCGCCGTGAGCCCGACCGTGCTCGACGTCGTCCGTGCCACCGGCGGCGGTCTCGGCGCCGAACTGCGCTTCGCCCGCATCCGCGCCGGGCTGCCCAGCCTGCTCGCGAGCCTGCGCATCGCCGGCCCCGCCGCGGTGCTCGGCGCCATCATCGGCGAATATCTCGGGGGTTCCGAGGGACTCGGCCCCGCCATGATGACCGCCCAGCAGCAACTCGACGTGCCCCTGACCTGGGCGCTGGCCCTCGCCGCCACCGCCGTGGCCGGTATCGCCTACGCCGTCCCCGCCGTGGTCAACAGGCTGACCTCCCCGTGGGCGTCCACCGTGTCCACCGGCTCGGTCACCTTCGGTCCGGTGAGCCGGCCGATGTCCGGGCCGCGCCGGATCCTCGCCGCCGTCGGCGGGCTCGTCGCCGCGGTGACGGTGACCCTCGCCGTGTGGTGGGCCGCCGTCGAACTGCTGCAGCCGAGCCCGATGGTGGCCAAGACCCCCCTCGACGTCGCACAGTTCCTGTTCACCGGCGATCGCGCCGCCGAGCACCGCGAGGTGGTGTTCGACGCGCTCGGGCAGACCCTGTCGTTCGCGGCGGTCGGCTATCTCGCCGGTACCGCAGCGGCGCTGCTGCTCGTCGCGCTGCTGGTGCGCGTCCCGGCCCTCGAATACGTCGCGATGCCCCCGGCGATCGTGCTGCAGTCGGTGCCCCTCGGCGTGTTCACCCCGATCTTCATGATCGTCTTCGGGCGCGGGCTGTTCACCGCCGCCGCCATCTGCGGTGCCGTCACTTTCTTCCCGACGCTCGTCATGACCCTCGCCGCCGTGCGCGCGGTGCCGAGCAGCGTCACCGACGTCTTCCGGGCGAGCGGCGCGAGCGCGACCCGCACCTTCCTGTGCGCCCAGGTCCCCGCCGCGCTGCCGGCCCTGCTCGCCGCAGCGCGGATCGCCGTGCCCGCCGCGGTCGTCGGTGCGCTGCTCGTCGAATGGCTCGCCACCGGCACCGGCCTCGGCTATCTGATGCTGCGCTCGACCACCACCTTCGCCTACGACCAGCTGTGGGCGGCGGTCGTGGCGTGCACCCTGACGATGATCGCCGCCTACACGATCGTGACCGCCCTGGAGTCCTGGGTGCTGGCACGGATGGGAGATTGA
- a CDS encoding ABC transporter substrate-binding protein, with product MPRRAFLARSLGGLILLGSGSALLTACSDDGDDGTASGGAGSVAFRLSYTHSVSFAGTYLAIADGFYAAQGIDTVELLEGGPTATPTPLDVGVGKALLGVASTPDQVATARLNGGAAVKIIGALYQKNPYAVTSLASAPIRTPQDLVGRTIGVQAVNETVWTAFLEGAGIDPASVTTVPVQFDPSPLTQGEVDGWFSFVTNEPVTLAAAGYDVETLLLADNGYPLVAQVYVADESNLDGDRRADLVKALTAEIEGWIVAVKNPERAAEITIDTYAPDLGLDLAVQTEIARIQNGLIVTDATRSSGLMTVTDELVAQNLATLAASGLDISADELFDLSVLAEVYEARPDLATALADVAVDG from the coding sequence ATGCCCCGACGCGCGTTCCTTGCCCGCTCCCTCGGCGGACTGATCCTGCTCGGCAGCGGATCCGCGCTGCTCACCGCCTGCTCCGACGACGGTGACGATGGCACCGCTTCCGGCGGCGCGGGATCGGTCGCGTTCCGGCTGTCCTACACCCACTCGGTGTCCTTCGCCGGCACCTACCTCGCGATCGCCGACGGCTTCTACGCCGCCCAGGGCATCGACACGGTAGAACTGCTCGAGGGCGGGCCGACCGCCACCCCGACGCCGCTCGACGTCGGGGTGGGCAAAGCCCTGCTCGGGGTCGCCTCCACCCCCGACCAGGTCGCCACCGCGCGACTCAACGGGGGAGCGGCGGTGAAGATCATCGGGGCGCTCTACCAGAAGAATCCCTACGCCGTGACGTCGTTGGCGAGCGCCCCGATCCGCACCCCGCAGGATCTCGTCGGCCGCACCATCGGCGTGCAGGCCGTCAACGAGACCGTGTGGACGGCCTTCCTCGAGGGCGCCGGCATCGACCCCGCGTCGGTGACCACCGTCCCCGTCCAGTTCGACCCCTCGCCGCTGACCCAGGGCGAGGTCGACGGCTGGTTCTCCTTCGTCACCAACGAACCCGTCACCCTCGCCGCCGCCGGCTACGACGTCGAGACCCTGCTGCTCGCCGACAACGGCTACCCGCTCGTCGCCCAGGTGTACGTCGCCGACGAGTCGAACCTCGACGGCGACCGGCGCGCCGACCTCGTCAAGGCCCTCACCGCCGAGATCGAGGGCTGGATCGTCGCGGTGAAGAACCCCGAGCGGGCCGCGGAGATCACCATCGACACCTACGCCCCCGATCTCGGTCTCGACCTCGCCGTCCAGACCGAGATCGCCCGCATCCAGAACGGCCTGATCGTCACCGACGCCACCCGCAGCTCCGGATTGATGACCGTCACCGACGAGCTCGTCGCCCAGAACCTCGCGACCCTCGCCGCCTCCGGCCTCGACATCTCCGCCGACGAACTGTTCGACCTGTCGGTGCTGGCCGAGGTCTACGAGGCACGACCCGACCTCGCGACGGCGCTCGCCGACGTCGCGGTCGACGGATGA
- a CDS encoding isopenicillin N synthase family dioxygenase, translating to MTNPSSTPTTVVDSPVLLDGYIPQIDLTLALTGDPAARAAVGRALDKACRTSGFFVLSGHGIDRALIDRVLDATRRFFHVPLEQRRHLVAPPGDVTLRGLRLFHEGRVSTKGRDGASADGLATGLDSPPDLCELFTMNRAGEPGVADTTELAEGAEVWTRPNRWPDLPGLEDFRPAWLEYYGELEHLALEVMRFFALGLELDEHFFDGLFDNHLTNLCANYYPPITTPPVEGQFRKFPHTDSGTLTILYQDEEGGLQVVDRSTGEWVDVPFIENSFVVNIGDLMAIWTNNRWVSTHHRILPPPPEKWDRERISMPFFHTPNWSAIIECLPSCTDADHPPVHDPVHSGEYLEYKVIGLTA from the coding sequence GTGACGAACCCCAGCAGCACTCCCACCACCGTCGTGGACTCCCCGGTCCTCCTCGACGGCTACATCCCCCAGATCGACCTCACCCTCGCCCTCACCGGCGATCCCGCCGCCCGTGCCGCGGTCGGGCGGGCGCTCGACAAGGCCTGCCGCACCTCCGGATTCTTCGTGCTCTCCGGCCACGGCATCGACCGCGCCCTCATCGACCGGGTCCTCGACGCCACCCGCCGCTTCTTCCACGTCCCACTCGAACAGCGACGCCACCTTGTCGCCCCGCCCGGCGACGTGACCCTGCGAGGCCTGCGCCTGTTCCACGAGGGCCGCGTCAGCACCAAGGGTCGCGACGGCGCCAGCGCCGACGGCCTCGCCACCGGCCTCGACTCGCCGCCGGACCTGTGCGAGCTGTTCACCATGAACCGCGCCGGCGAACCCGGCGTCGCCGACACCACCGAACTCGCCGAGGGCGCCGAGGTGTGGACCCGTCCCAACCGCTGGCCCGACCTGCCCGGCCTCGAGGACTTCCGTCCGGCCTGGCTGGAGTACTACGGCGAACTCGAACACCTCGCGCTCGAGGTCATGCGGTTCTTCGCCCTCGGCCTCGAACTCGACGAGCACTTCTTCGACGGCCTGTTCGACAACCACCTCACCAACCTCTGCGCGAACTACTACCCGCCCATCACCACACCCCCGGTGGAAGGGCAGTTCCGCAAGTTCCCGCACACCGACTCCGGCACCCTCACGATCCTCTACCAGGACGAGGAGGGCGGCCTGCAGGTCGTCGACCGCTCCACCGGCGAATGGGTCGACGTGCCGTTCATCGAGAACTCGTTCGTCGTGAACATCGGTGACCTCATGGCCATCTGGACCAACAACCGCTGGGTCTCCACCCACCACCGCATCCTGCCCCCGCCGCCGGAGAAGTGGGACCGCGAACGCATCTCCATGCCGTTCTTCCACACCCCCAACTGGTCCGCGATCATCGAATGCCTGCCCTCGTGCACCGACGCCGACCACCCGCCGGTCCACGACCCGGTGCACTCCGGCGAATACCTCGAATACAAGGTCATCGGCCTCACCGCCTGA
- the hisH gene encoding imidazole glycerol phosphate synthase subunit HisH, with translation MSATTVAVLDYGSGNLHSATRAVARTGVQVEVTSDPKVALAADGLVVPGVGAFDACMKGLLAVGGHKIIGTRLAGGRPVLGICVGMQILFERGVEHGIETEGCGEWPGTVERLDAPVLPHMGWNTVEAPADSVLFAGMDPGTRFYFVHSYAARTWELADPERLDPPKVTWAEHGDRFVAAVENGPLSATQFHPEKSGDAGAQLLENWVRSL, from the coding sequence ATGAGCGCAACCACGGTCGCCGTCCTCGACTACGGCTCGGGCAATCTCCACTCCGCCACCCGGGCCGTCGCCCGCACCGGCGTGCAGGTCGAGGTCACCTCGGATCCGAAGGTCGCGCTCGCCGCGGACGGACTCGTCGTTCCCGGCGTCGGTGCCTTCGACGCGTGCATGAAGGGCCTGCTCGCCGTCGGCGGCCACAAGATCATCGGCACCCGCCTCGCCGGTGGCCGCCCGGTGCTCGGTATCTGCGTCGGCATGCAGATCCTGTTCGAGCGCGGTGTCGAGCACGGCATCGAGACCGAGGGCTGCGGGGAGTGGCCCGGCACCGTCGAGCGCCTCGACGCCCCGGTGCTGCCGCACATGGGCTGGAACACCGTCGAGGCCCCGGCCGACTCGGTGCTGTTCGCGGGCATGGACCCCGGCACCCGCTTCTACTTCGTCCACTCCTACGCCGCCCGCACGTGGGAGCTCGCCGACCCCGAGCGTCTCGACCCGCCGAAGGTGACCTGGGCCGAGCACGGCGACAGGTTCGTCGCCGCCGTCGAGAACGGCCCGCTGTCGGCCACCCAGTTCCATCCGGAGAAGTCCGGCGACGCGGGTGCGCAGCTGCTGGAGAACTGGGTCCGCTCGTTGTGA
- a CDS encoding MFS transporter, whose amino-acid sequence MADRAGLFTVRGLIPAWSTSAAAFGGFSLLLPVVPWAIAEAGGSDTLAGSVTAVFMLTTVLTQLAMPRLLRSFGHRATLVAGCLFLGPPSLLFLVSMAPASVLGISALRGIGFGMITVAAAALVGELAPPRLLGRATGMLGIAIAASQTVGLPAGLAIVDRLSTTPVFVLGAVISSAGLLAAVRLPRLAARQEKAVRRVPPLVLLFPMVAVGAGAIAYGGLTSLLRIAVEDLPVAAALAVLSASTLVGRYGAGAVADRIGAGRMLPVGLALAALAMVPFALVADDRGGTVALVGAAVCFGVGFGIVQNEALLVAFRRAGAGNTGSASAAWNIGFDAGTGAGSFALGAVAAAAGYPAAFTVAAVLVPILPLLARLTGPSERPRPTP is encoded by the coding sequence GTGGCGGACCGAGCGGGACTGTTCACCGTCCGCGGCCTGATTCCGGCGTGGTCGACGTCCGCGGCGGCCTTCGGCGGCTTCTCGCTGCTGCTGCCGGTGGTGCCGTGGGCGATCGCCGAGGCCGGGGGCAGCGACACCCTCGCCGGGTCGGTGACGGCGGTGTTCATGCTCACCACCGTGCTCACCCAGCTGGCGATGCCGCGGCTGCTGCGGTCCTTCGGGCACCGGGCGACCCTCGTCGCGGGCTGCCTGTTCCTCGGGCCGCCCTCGCTGCTGTTCCTGGTGTCCATGGCCCCGGCGTCGGTGCTGGGGATCTCCGCGCTGCGCGGGATCGGCTTCGGGATGATCACAGTCGCCGCTGCCGCGCTCGTCGGGGAACTGGCCCCACCGCGGCTGCTCGGCCGCGCGACCGGCATGCTCGGCATCGCGATCGCCGCCTCCCAGACCGTGGGGCTGCCCGCGGGTCTGGCGATTGTCGACCGGCTCTCCACCACCCCGGTGTTCGTGCTCGGCGCGGTGATCTCGTCGGCCGGTCTGCTCGCCGCGGTGCGCCTGCCGCGGCTCGCCGCCCGGCAGGAGAAGGCCGTGCGGAGGGTGCCGCCGCTGGTGCTGCTGTTCCCGATGGTCGCGGTCGGTGCCGGGGCCATCGCCTACGGCGGGCTCACTTCGCTGCTGCGCATCGCGGTCGAGGACCTGCCGGTCGCCGCGGCCCTCGCCGTGCTCAGCGCCTCCACGCTCGTCGGCCGGTACGGCGCCGGTGCGGTCGCCGACCGGATCGGGGCGGGCCGGATGCTGCCGGTCGGTCTCGCGCTGGCGGCGCTGGCGATGGTGCCCTTCGCTCTCGTCGCCGACGACCGCGGCGGCACCGTCGCGCTGGTCGGTGCGGCGGTGTGCTTCGGCGTCGGTTTCGGCATCGTGCAGAACGAGGCGCTGCTCGTCGCGTTCCGGCGGGCCGGGGCCGGCAACACCGGGTCGGCGAGCGCGGCCTGGAACATCGGTTTCGACGCCGGTACCGGCGCGGGATCGTTCGCGCTCGGTGCGGTGGCCGCCGCGGCCGGTTATCCGGCGGCGTTCACCGTCGCGGCGGTGCTGGTGCCGATCCTGCCGCTGCTCGCCCGACTGACCGGGCCGTCGGAGCGCCCCCGCCCCACCCCCTAG
- the hisB gene encoding imidazoleglycerol-phosphate dehydratase HisB — MSDRIARVERTTKESSITVEVNLDGTGRTEISTGIPFYDHMLTALGQHGCFDLTVQAQGDVEIDAHHTVEDTAIVLGQAFGQALGDKRGIRRFGDCFIPMDETLAHASVDVSGRPYCVFTGEPDHMVHSVIGGYPGVPYSTVINKHVFESFAFHARIALHVRVLYGRDPHHITEAEFKAVARALREAVEPDPRVSGVPSTKGSL; from the coding sequence ATGAGCGACCGCATCGCGCGCGTCGAACGCACCACCAAGGAGTCGAGCATCACCGTCGAGGTGAACCTCGACGGCACGGGCCGCACCGAGATCTCCACGGGCATCCCGTTCTACGACCACATGCTCACCGCGCTCGGCCAGCACGGCTGCTTCGACCTGACCGTCCAGGCGCAGGGCGACGTCGAGATCGACGCCCACCACACCGTCGAGGACACCGCCATCGTGCTCGGCCAGGCCTTCGGGCAGGCGCTCGGCGACAAGCGCGGCATCCGCCGCTTCGGCGACTGCTTCATCCCGATGGACGAGACCCTCGCGCACGCCTCGGTCGACGTCTCCGGCCGCCCCTACTGCGTGTTCACCGGCGAGCCCGACCACATGGTCCACTCGGTCATCGGCGGCTATCCCGGCGTGCCCTACTCGACGGTGATCAACAAGCACGTCTTCGAGTCGTTCGCCTTCCACGCCCGCATCGCGCTGCACGTGCGGGTGCTCTACGGCCGCGACCCGCACCACATCACCGAGGCCGAGTTCAAGGCGGTCGCCCGCGCGCTGCGCGAGGCCGTCGAACCCGACCCGCGGGTCAGCGGGGTGCCGTCGACGAAGGGCAGCCTCTAG
- a CDS encoding histidinol-phosphate transaminase — protein MTEIPGSRITLADLPLRENLRGKSPYGAPQLTVPVQLNTNENPHPPTRALVDDVAEAVREAATELHRYPDRDAVALRTDLAAYLTRQHGVRIGVENVWAANGSNEILQQILQAFGGPGRSAMGFVPSYSMHPIIADGTQTEWLPTYRRDDFTLDVDASVAAIRDRRPDVVFVTSPNNPTGHSIPLDQLRAILDAAPGIVIVDEAYVEFSSQPSALTLIDEYPAKIIVSRTMSKAFAFAGGRLGYLAAAPAMIDALLLVRLPYHLSVITQAAARAALRHADETLGSVAELAAERDRVAAELTRFGYEVVPSDANFILFGRFADAAATWQRYLDEGVLIRDVGIPGYLRTTIGLSHENDELLRVSEKLAATEIEASA, from the coding sequence GTGACCGAGATCCCCGGCTCCCGCATCACCCTCGCCGACCTGCCGCTGCGCGAGAACCTGCGCGGCAAGTCGCCCTACGGCGCCCCGCAGCTGACGGTGCCCGTGCAGCTCAACACCAACGAGAACCCGCACCCGCCCACGCGGGCGCTCGTCGACGACGTCGCCGAGGCGGTGCGCGAGGCCGCCACCGAGCTGCACCGTTATCCCGACCGCGACGCGGTCGCGCTGCGCACCGACCTCGCCGCCTATCTCACCCGGCAGCACGGTGTGCGGATCGGCGTCGAGAACGTGTGGGCCGCAAACGGATCCAACGAGATCCTGCAGCAGATCCTGCAGGCCTTCGGCGGACCGGGCCGCAGCGCCATGGGCTTCGTGCCGTCCTACTCGATGCACCCGATCATCGCCGACGGCACCCAGACCGAGTGGCTGCCCACCTATCGCCGCGACGACTTCACCCTCGACGTCGACGCCTCGGTGGCCGCCATCCGCGACCGGCGACCCGACGTCGTGTTCGTCACCAGCCCCAACAACCCGACCGGCCACAGCATCCCGCTGGACCAGCTGCGCGCGATCCTCGACGCCGCCCCCGGCATCGTCATCGTCGACGAGGCCTACGTCGAGTTCTCCTCGCAGCCGAGCGCCCTGACGCTCATCGACGAGTACCCGGCGAAGATCATCGTCTCGCGCACCATGAGCAAGGCCTTCGCCTTCGCCGGCGGTCGCCTCGGCTATCTCGCCGCCGCCCCGGCGATGATCGACGCGCTGCTGCTCGTGCGCCTGCCCTACCACCTGTCGGTCATCACCCAGGCCGCCGCCCGCGCGGCGCTGCGGCACGCCGACGAGACCCTCGGCTCGGTCGCCGAACTGGCCGCCGAACGTGACCGGGTCGCCGCCGAGCTCACCCGCTTCGGCTACGAGGTGGTCCCGTCCGACGCCAACTTCATCCTGTTCGGCCGCTTCGCCGACGCCGCCGCCACCTGGCAGCGGTATCTCGACGAGGGGGTGCTCATCCGGGACGTCGGCATCCCCGGCTACCTGCGCACCACGATCGGCCTGTCCCACGAGAACGACGAGTTGCTGCGAGTGAGCGAGAAACTCGCCGCCACGGAAATCGAGGCATCCGCATGA
- the hisD gene encoding histidinol dehydrogenase translates to MLARTDLRGRTPTTAELRGALPRGGVDVDAVLHQVRPVVDDIRDRGADAALDYCEKFDGVRPAAVRVPAAELERALAELDPAVRAALEEAIARTRVVHAAQRRSDVTTEVVPGGTVTERWVPVERVGLYVPGGNAVYPSSVVMNVVPAQAAGVESLVIASPPQKNFGGLPHPTILAAAALLGVDEVWAVGGAQGVALLSYGGTDTDGAELAPVDMITGPGNIYVTAAKRLCRAVVGIDAEAGPTEIAILADHTADAVHVAADLISQAEHDVMAASVLVTTSTELADAVDTALAAQLELTKHRERVATALSGSQSGIVLVDDIEQGLKVVNAYAAEHLEIQTENASEVAARVRSAGAIFVGPWAPVSLGDYCAGSNHVLPTAGCARHSSGLSVQTFLRGIHVVEYTEAALKDVSGHVITLADAEDLPAHGEAVRLRFEALK, encoded by the coding sequence ATGCTTGCCCGCACCGACCTGCGTGGTCGTACTCCCACCACTGCGGAGCTGAGGGGCGCGCTGCCCCGCGGCGGAGTGGACGTGGACGCGGTGCTCCATCAGGTCCGTCCCGTCGTCGACGACATCCGCGACCGCGGTGCCGACGCGGCCCTGGACTACTGCGAGAAGTTCGACGGTGTCCGCCCCGCCGCCGTGCGCGTCCCCGCCGCCGAGCTCGAGCGGGCCCTCGCCGAACTCGATCCGGCCGTGCGCGCCGCTCTCGAGGAGGCCATCGCCCGCACCCGCGTCGTGCACGCCGCACAGCGCCGCTCCGACGTCACCACCGAGGTCGTGCCCGGCGGCACCGTCACCGAACGCTGGGTGCCGGTCGAACGCGTCGGCCTGTACGTGCCCGGCGGCAACGCCGTCTACCCGTCGTCGGTCGTGATGAACGTCGTCCCGGCCCAGGCCGCCGGCGTCGAATCGCTCGTCATCGCCTCCCCGCCGCAGAAGAACTTCGGCGGCCTCCCGCACCCGACCATCCTCGCCGCCGCGGCGCTGCTCGGCGTCGACGAGGTGTGGGCCGTCGGTGGCGCCCAGGGGGTCGCGCTGCTGTCCTACGGCGGCACCGACACCGACGGCGCTGAGCTCGCCCCCGTCGACATGATCACCGGCCCCGGCAACATCTACGTCACCGCCGCCAAACGGCTGTGCCGCGCCGTCGTCGGCATCGACGCCGAGGCCGGCCCCACCGAGATCGCGATCCTCGCCGACCACACCGCCGACGCGGTGCACGTCGCCGCCGATCTCATCAGCCAGGCCGAGCACGACGTCATGGCCGCCTCGGTGCTCGTCACCACCAGCACCGAGCTCGCCGACGCCGTCGACACCGCCCTCGCCGCGCAGCTCGAGCTCACCAAGCACCGCGAGCGTGTCGCCACGGCACTGTCGGGCAGCCAGTCCGGCATCGTCCTCGTCGACGACATCGAGCAGGGCCTGAAGGTCGTCAACGCCTACGCCGCCGAGCACCTCGAGATCCAGACCGAGAACGCCTCCGAGGTCGCCGCGCGCGTCCGCTCGGCGGGTGCGATCTTCGTCGGGCCGTGGGCGCCGGTGTCCCTCGGCGACTACTGCGCCGGCTCGAACCACGTGCTGCCCACCGCCGGCTGCGCCCGGCACTCCTCGGGCCTGAGCGTGCAGACCTTCCTGCGCGGCATCCACGTCGTCGAGTACACCGAGGCCGCCCTGAAGGACGTCTCCGGTCACGTCATCACCCTCGCCGACGCCGAGGACCTGCCCGCCCACGGCGAAGCCGTCCGTCTGCGATTCGAGGCCCTGAAGTGA
- a CDS encoding helix-turn-helix domain-containing protein has protein sequence MDEDESRPTTLGELIRRQRELAELPMRQLAAMVGISNPYLSQIERNLRAPSERVLHAIAEQLHLSADTLAAHLSPGEERESAVVRAIREDPDLTNAQRRSLEEMYEAFREVTIARRRRGASRDPEDE, from the coding sequence ATGGACGAGGACGAGTCGCGCCCCACGACGCTGGGCGAACTGATCCGTCGTCAGCGCGAGTTGGCCGAACTGCCGATGCGGCAGCTCGCGGCGATGGTGGGTATCTCGAACCCGTACCTGTCGCAGATCGAGCGGAATCTGCGGGCGCCGAGCGAGCGGGTGCTGCATGCGATCGCGGAGCAATTGCACCTGTCCGCAGACACTCTCGCGGCGCACCTGTCCCCCGGCGAGGAGCGCGAGTCGGCGGTCGTGCGCGCGATCCGGGAGGACCCGGACCTGACCAATGCGCAGCGGCGGTCGCTCGAGGAGATGTACGAGGCGTTCCGCGAGGTGACGATCGCGCGCCGTCGACGTGGCGCAAGCCGTGATCCCGAGGACGAGTGA
- a CDS encoding PHA/PHB synthase family protein, producing MLNDLQKKLTSTLDPIGWGPAVASVAGRAAKNPRGVAEATTEYAHRLANIPAAATRVWNATDPLPPVPIDPKDRRFADAAWKENPAYFSLLQSYLATREYVEDLTEAGSGDPVQDGKARQFANLMFDALAPSNFLINPGVLVRALDTGGASLFRGAKFALEDLVHRKGVPLKVDREAFTLGENMAATPGKVVFRNDLIEVIQYAPQTEQVHEIPILAAPPWINKYYILDLAPQRSLLEWAVQHNRTVFTISYRNPDESMSDITMDDYYRQGIATALDVVEEITGASRIEVLSICLGGAMAAMAAARMGKLGDKRISAFTMLNTLLDYSEVGELALLTDPATLDRVEYRMSRQGFLSGSEMAGSFDMIRARDLVFNYWVSRWMKGEKPAAFDILAWNEDSTRMPAKMHSHYLRSLYGRNELARGVYELDGEVLDLSDITCDTYVVGAINDHIVPWTSSYKATNLLGGSVRYVLSSGGHIAGAVNPPNPKAWFEAVGAPDADEPPALPEEPKAWSDKASRVAGSWWEDWTVWSTKRAGALVAPPRMGSDAHPPLGDAPGTYVFS from the coding sequence GTGCTCAACGATCTGCAGAAGAAACTCACCTCCACGCTCGACCCCATCGGCTGGGGTCCGGCCGTCGCCTCCGTCGCCGGTCGCGCCGCGAAGAACCCGCGGGGTGTCGCGGAGGCGACCACGGAGTACGCCCACCGCCTGGCGAACATCCCGGCGGCGGCGACCCGGGTGTGGAACGCGACCGACCCCCTGCCGCCGGTCCCGATCGACCCGAAGGACCGCCGGTTCGCCGACGCGGCCTGGAAGGAGAACCCGGCCTACTTCTCGCTGCTGCAGAGCTATCTGGCCACGCGGGAGTACGTCGAGGATCTGACCGAGGCCGGCTCGGGCGATCCGGTGCAGGACGGCAAGGCCCGGCAGTTCGCGAACCTGATGTTCGACGCACTGGCCCCGTCCAACTTCCTCATCAATCCCGGTGTGCTCGTGCGTGCGCTGGACACGGGCGGTGCGAGCCTGTTCCGGGGCGCGAAGTTCGCCCTCGAGGACCTGGTGCACCGCAAGGGGGTGCCACTCAAGGTCGACCGCGAGGCGTTCACGCTCGGCGAGAACATGGCCGCGACCCCCGGCAAGGTCGTCTTCCGCAACGACCTGATCGAGGTCATCCAGTACGCGCCGCAGACCGAGCAGGTGCACGAGATCCCGATCCTGGCGGCGCCGCCGTGGATCAACAAGTACTACATCCTCGATCTGGCGCCGCAACGCAGCCTGCTCGAGTGGGCGGTGCAGCACAACCGCACGGTGTTCACGATCTCGTACCGCAACCCGGACGAGTCGATGAGCGACATCACGATGGACGACTACTACCGGCAGGGCATCGCCACGGCGCTGGACGTCGTCGAGGAGATCACCGGCGCGTCGCGCATCGAGGTGCTGTCGATCTGCCTCGGCGGCGCGATGGCCGCGATGGCCGCCGCGCGCATGGGCAAGCTGGGCGACAAGCGCATCAGCGCGTTCACCATGCTCAACACGCTGCTGGACTACAGCGAGGTCGGGGAGCTGGCGCTGCTGACCGATCCGGCGACGCTCGACCGGGTCGAGTACCGGATGAGCCGGCAGGGCTTCCTGTCGGGCAGCGAGATGGCCGGCAGTTTCGACATGATCCGGGCGCGGGACCTGGTGTTCAACTACTGGGTGTCGCGGTGGATGAAGGGCGAGAAGCCGGCGGCGTTCGACATCCTCGCCTGGAACGAGGACAGCACCCGGATGCCGGCGAAGATGCACTCGCACTATCTGCGGTCGCTCTACGGCCGCAACGAGCTCGCGCGCGGGGTGTACGAGCTGGACGGCGAGGTGCTGGATCTGTCGGACATCACCTGCGACACCTACGTGGTGGGTGCGATCAACGACCACATCGTGCCGTGGACGTCGTCGTACAAGGCCACGAATCTGCTCGGCGGGTCGGTGCGGTACGTGCTCTCCAGCGGCGGGCACATCGCGGGGGCGGTGAACCCGCCGAACCCGAAGGCGTGGTTCGAGGCGGTCGGCGCGCCCGACGCCGACGAACCGCCGGCCCTGCCGGAGGAACCGAAGGCGTGGAGCGACAAGGCTTCCCGCGTCGCCGGGTCGTGGTGGGAGGACTGGACGGTGTGGTCGACGAAGCGTGCGGGGGCGCTCGTCGCCCCGCCGCGGATGGGCAGCGACGCCCATCCCCCGCTGGGTGACGCGCCGGGTACCTACGTCTTCTCCTGA